A genomic stretch from Strongyloides ratti genome assembly S_ratti_ED321, chromosome : 1 includes:
- a CDS encoding Polynucleotide 5'-hydroxyl-kinase NOL9 → MHNVEIFNLSDENGLIMIFHQSENVKKNEYILFGGFCEIAVIYGRIMIQGYKIDSTNSSISEPFFISSFRKSREQITITNITEKLEIDDGKNQNTLLELFPYDKECIYKLCKSIKNNSAVLHLKRNETPLLLKLKALYPNYLHVPGYAIETKLFRDAAILNKQRYVRDNYYLSYGVQAKLKEIIQKLSNVKTGKVIKILTYGSSENGLSALNKYIANSCLNIKNCNVYWGELNVEQPEFTPPGVVSLTHVTEPILTDSYLHVNPNIVYSLFYGKNYIENMDPKYITVVSALISEFVKITNKDKSLSYLLILNTMPLRGSEKRDFITTIVSISSPDDLFLCCQGKPFKYIPTNFDSNKIIVVEAPIDVNGNKRTGGNESYENDRGELKRIPFSAYFARYITNLPKTAFALNLIQWPFYQICFSQIKLHIQDKFITFESETFDDALNVVLVALCTMTEVNNGGFYTHNLNDKGSLQLLNPNFKGFYKRINHRKTNLLFVGYGIITNIDKKRELFDIFTPISREKLLDVNVLVKPNFFNIPSEMLFLQHDCEYSYSKGNYNDKEWFAWNKDLSRIVDINDKTDYRNYNDIDYKRIRES, encoded by the exons ATGCATAACGTTGAGATCTTCAATTTATCAGATGAGAATGGGCTTATTATGATATTCCATCAATCTGAAAATGTAAAGAAAAATgagtatattttatttggaGGTTTTTGTGAAATAGCTGTCATTTATGGGCGTATTATGATTCAAGGTTACAAAATTGATAGTACAAATTCTAGTATTTCTGAGCCgttttttatatcttcatTTAGAAAATCTAGAGAACAGATAACTATTACCAATATAACTGAAAAACTTGAAATTGATGATggtaaaaatcaaaatacaCTTTTAGAATTATTTCCCTACGACAAAGAATGTATCTATAAACTTTGtaaatctataaaaaataatagtgcCGTTTTACATCTCAAAAGAAATGAAACACCTCTCTTATTAAAACTTAAAGCTTTATATCCAAAt tatTTGCATGTACCAGGTTATGCTATTGAAACAAAATTGTTTCGGGATGCTgcaatattaaataaacaaagaTATGTAAGAGATAACTACTATTTGTCATATGGTGTTCAAGCAAAacttaaagaaataatacaGAAATTGTCTAATGTAAAAACTGGTAAAGTTATCAAGATTTTAACCTATGGTTCAAGTGAAAATGGATTATCAGctttgaataaatatattgcAAATAGTTGTTTAAATAT taaaaattgCAATGTTTACTGGGGAGAATTAAATGTTGAACAGCCTGAATTTACACCACCAGGTGTTGTATCATTAACTCATGTAACGGAACCAATATTAACTGATTCTTATTTGCACGTTAATCCGAATATTGTATATTCATTGTTTTAtggaaaaaattatattgaaaatatggATCCAAAATACATTACAGTTGTATCAGCATTAATTTCggaatttgtaaaaattactaataaagataaatcgCTATCTTATCTGCTCATCTTAAATACGATGCCATTACGTGGAAGTGAAAAAAGAGATTTTATTACAACAATTGTTAGTATTTCATCTCCTGATGATCTCTTTCTTTGTTGTCAGGGTAAACCTTTCAAATATATACCAACAAATTTtgattcaaataaaataattgtcgTTGAAGCTCCTATAGATGTAAATGGTAATAAAAGAACCGGTGGAAATGAATCATACGAAAATGATAGAGGTGAACTAAAAAGAATTCCTTTTTCAGCATATTTTGCTCGATATATTACTAATCTACCTAAGACTGCTTTTGCATTAAATCTCATTCAATGGccattttatcaaatttgtTTTTCGCAAATAAAACTTCACATAcaagataaatttataacttttgaAAGTGAAACATTCGATGATGCTTTAAATGTGGTATTAGTAGCTTTATGTACGATGACAGAAGTTAATAATGGAGGTTTTTATACTCATAATCTCAATGATAAAGGATCTCTACAACTATTAAATCCTAATTTTAAaggattttataaaagaattaatcATAGAAAAACaaatcttttatttgtaGGATATGgtattattacaaatatagataaaaaaagagagttatttgatatttttacaCCAATATCAAGAGAAAAATTACTTGATGTTAATGTTTTAGTTAAgcctaatttttttaatattccaTCAGAGATGCTGTTCCTTCAACATGATTGTGAATATAGTTATTCAAAAGgtaattataatgataaagaatGGTTTGCATGGAATAAAGATCTCTCAAGAATTGTTGATATCAATGATAAGACTGATTATCGTAACTACAATGACATTGACTACAAAAGAATAAGAGAatcataa
- a CDS encoding Carboxypeptidase N catalytic chain, translating into MYKSYNETVEMTNKFIEQGIVKTREEIRNLIGSFIEPTNLTYHSNNQIYEIFKQLHNQYPKLTKLDVIGKSVKGQDLFVIVISKYPNYHEPGVPEIKYVANMHGNEVTGRELLLEFAKALLINYGKNLYITNLVDTTRIHIMPTMNPDGFDKSQMGLFNVNDDGFINGRENANNVDLNRNFPSRNKIYRNYKIEPETQAIIDWTLKNPFVISANFHGGTRVVNYPFDDDENPYTDHGIFSKTNDHEIFVKLAYTYARSHSEMWKEGGRCEDPAFNDPSDTSLGIVNGAEWYEVHGGMQDWNYNFANCFEVTVEVNCIKYPPQDHLKGIWDDNKYSLFSYLSQVHNTIHGFVFDEVTGKPIEGATVGINDMTKIVQTYIYGDYWRLVNPGTYQITFDHPLYDTLVKQVTITPEDPQKYVNVSMTPIKNGKIKMKDEVLGDKNSSDTILSKNRFYVNNGGFKFQNISTKIHLISFLILSYILSN; encoded by the coding sequence ATGTATAAATCATATAATGAAACTGTTGAAATGACAAATAAATTCATTGAACAAGGGATTGTAAAAACAAGAGAAGAAATTAGAAATTTAATTGGTTCATTTATAGAACCAACAAATTTAACATACCATTCTAATAATCaaatatatgaaatatttaaacaacTTCATAATCAATATCCTAAATTAACAAAACTTGATGTTATTGGAAAAAGTGTTAAAGGACAagatttatttgttattgttatatcaaaatatccAAATTATCATGAACCTGGAGTAccagaaataaaatatgttgcGAATATGCATGGTAATGAAGTTACTGGTAGAGAATTACTTCTCGAATTTGCTAAAGCTCTTCTAATTAATTatggtaaaaatttatacataacAAATCTTGTTGATACAACAAGAATTCATATTATGCCAACAATGAATCCTGATGGTTTTGATAAATCACAAATGggtttatttaatgttaatgatGATGGTTTTATTAATGGTAGAGAAAATGCCAATAATGTTGATTTGAATAGAAATTTTCCATCTAGAAATAAGATTTATcgtaattataaaatagaaCCTGAAACACAAGCAATCATAGATTGGACATTAAAAAATCCTTTTGTTATATCAGCAAATTTTCATGGTGGTACAAGAGTAGTAAATTATCCATTTGATGATGATGAGAATCCCTATACTGATCATggaattttttcaaaaacaaatgatcatgaaatatttgtaaaactTGCCTATACATATGCACGTAGTCATTCAGAAATGTGGAAAGAAGGTGGAAGATGTGAAGATCCAGCATTTAATGATCCATCAGATACATCATTAGGTATTGTAAATGGAGCAGAATGGTATGAAGTACATGGAGGTATGCAAGATTGGAATTACAATTTTGCTAATTGTTTTGAAGTAACTGTTGAAGttaattgtattaaatatCCTCCACAGGATCATTTAAAAGGAATATGGGATGATAACAAATATTCTCTTTTTTCATATCTTTCACAGGTACATAATACAATTCATGGATTTGTTTTTGATGAAGTAACTGGTAAACCAATAGAAGGTGCTACTGTTGGTATTAATGATATGACAAAAATTGTacaaacatatatatatggaGATTATTGGAGATTAGTTAATCCTGGTACTTATCAAATTACATTTGATCATCCTTTATATGATACACTTGTAAAACAAGTTACAATAACACCAGAAGATCCtcaaaaatatgttaatgtTTCAATGACACCAATaaaaaatggtaaaataAAGATGAAAGATGAGGTATTGGGTGATAAAAATTCATCAGatacaattttatcaaaaaatagattttatGTGAATAATGGTGgttttaaatttcaaaatatttccaCCAAAATTCATTTGATCTCTTTCTTGATCTTGTCATATATATTGAGcaattaa
- a CDS encoding Carnitine O-acetyltransferase, whose product MAMNGIMIQKTSNTFFRSLYLKTFSMSSKKYFGTPELQKIGNNGLPKLTVPPLEDTLNKFILMAKPIVDEEEFIKTRNMTNDFKASEIGKKLQKYLKDREDKLNNWLTPWWLDIAYLEGRDPLPIVTSPGMLFPYYNYKGIDGQIEYASKFIQSVLKYHHLIIENKIPQDKIGNTLFEMSQYKNLFGTTRIPRKKKDELILGYELKEWSKHIIVIRRGHAFKVPVYDKNGNILSINNIIKILKNNVIPISNSRNPFPVLSLSALDRETWAIIWKKMENYNPEYVNVLLKSLFVVNLDETVKFDNYKSQQNAVVSEALTGGGCDNNSLNRWYDKTLQYNITPDGYCTCTYEHTPAEGPPVGSLCDYICDTIEKNNFNIEDNNIPCDKVERLDFKIDDDMKNIFKDGIEKINKSANNLDVNVYYFKEFGKNFPKQVKLSPDSFIQLAFQLTFYRIHKKHPPTYETGTLRKFSEGRTETIRLPTIDTAKFVETFVNNKTSDDELSKLLIKAIESHKEYSIMAMNGRGIDRHLLGLRLASRELFIPLPNIFKGEAYKKMMHFQVSTSQVPTRHYLSLAFGPSAPDCYGICYNPKEKEIIFTITTFKECKDTSSQQFTEELHKTLCDLRNILLKTVKIEKAKL is encoded by the exons ATGGCTATGAATGGTATTATGATTCAAAAAACATCAAATACATTTTTC cgatcattatatttaaaaacattttctaTGTCTTCTAAAAAGTATTTTGGTACTCCAGAACTTCAAAAAATTGGTAATAATGGTCTTCCAAAATTAACTGTTCCACCATTAGAagatacattaaataaatttattcttatGGCAAAACCAATTGTTGATGAGgaagaatttataaaaactagaaat ATGACAAATGATTTCAAAGCATCTGAGATaggaaaaaaattacaaaaatatttaaaggatagagaagataaattaaataattgg ttaaCTCCATGGTGGTTAGATATTGCATATTTAGAGGGAAGAGATCCATTACCAATTGTAACAAGTCCAGGAATGTTATTTccatattataattataaaggTATTGATGGACAAATTGAGTATGCctcaaaatttattcaatcagtattaaaatatcatcaccttatcattgaaaataaaataccaCAAGATAAAATTGGTAATACATTATTTGAAATGAgtcaatataaaaatttgtttggTACAACTAGAATtccaagaaaaaaaaaagatgaattaATTTTAGGGTATGAATTAAAAGAATGGAGTAAACATATTATTGTAATACGAAGAGGACATGCATTTAAAGTTCCTGTTTATGATAAGAATGGAAATATAttaagtataaataatattataaaaattttgaagaatAATGTTATCCCAATATCAAATTCACGAAATCCATTTCCTGTTTTATCTTTAAGCGCATTAGATCGTGAAACATGGGCTATTATATGGAAGAAAATGGAAAATTATAATCCAGAATATGTTAATGTACTTTTAAAGAGTCTTTTTGTTGTCAACCTCGATGAAACAGTTAAATTTGACAATTATAAAAGTCAACAAAATGCTGTTGTAAGTGAAGCTTTAACTGGTGGTGGATGTGATAATAATAGTTTAAATCGTTGGTATGACAAAACTCttcaatataatattactcCTGATGGTTATTGTACTTGTACCTATGAACATACACCTGCAGAAGGTCCACCAGTTGGATCATTATGTGATTATATATGTGAtacaattgaaaaaaataattttaatattgaagataataatattccATGTGATAAAGTTGAAAGattagattttaaaattgatgatgatatgaaaaatatttttaaagatggaattgaaaaaattaataaatcagcaaataatttagatgttaatgtttattattttaaagaatttggTAAAAATTTTCCAAAACAAGTTAAATTATCTCCTGATTCATTTATTCAATTAGCTTTtcaattaactttttatagaATACATAAAAAACACCCACCAACATATGAAACAGGAacattaagaaaatttagtGAAGGAAGAACTGAAACAATTAGACTTCCAACAATTGATACAGCTAAATTTGTTGAGAcatttgttaataataaaacatcaGATGATGAATtaagtaaattattaataaaagcaATAGAATCTCATAAAGAATATAGTATAATGGCAATGAATGGTAGAGGAATTGATCGTCATCTTCTTGGATTACGTTTAGCATCAAGAGAATTATTTATTCCATTaccaaatatatttaaaggagaagcatataaaaaaatgatgcaTTTTCAGGTATCAACAAGTCAAGTACCAACACGTCATTATCTTTCTTTAGCTTTTGGTCCCTCAGCTCCAGATTGTTATGGTATATGTTATAATccaaaagaaaaagaaattatttttacaataacaaCATTCAAAGAATGTAAAGATACTAGTTCACAACAATTTACTGAAGAATTACATAAAACACTTTGTGATTTAAGAAACATCTTATTAAAAACagtaaaaattgaaaaagctaaactataa